In Gemmatimonadota bacterium, the DNA window CGAAATACGCCGAGCGGGCGCGGCGACTGCTGAAAGCAAACCAATTGCCCGTCGAGGTCCGGCACACCTCGGCCCGGGGCGATGCGGAGGCCTTCGCATCGGAAGCGGTAAGTGGAGGGTATACCTGCGTCGCCGCCTGCGGGGGCGACGGAACCGTACACGAAGTGGTGAACGCGCTGGCGGGAACGGAAGCCGCCCTCGGCATTCTTCCATGCGGCCGCGGAAACGATTTCGCCCGGGCAATAGGCATACCGGCTGAATCTGAAAAGGCAGCGTTCATCCTTCTGAGCGGCTATACCAGAAAACTCGACCTGGGCAAAGTGAACGGCCGGTACTTCGCGACCGTCGTGACGCTGGGATTCGATTCGGAGGTGGCCAGGCTGGTCTACGACGGCGCGGTACCCTTTAAGGGCATGGCGGCCTATTTATGGGGCGTAGCCCGGATGTTGCGCACCTATCGGGGTCTTGGACTGCGGATGACAGGAGATTTCGGGACCATCAACCAGACGGTGCTGCTCGCGGCGACCGGGAACACCTCCGCGTACGGCGGCGGGATCAAGATCGCGCCGAACGCCGACCCGGCGGACGGAGCGCTCGACATCTGCCTCGTTCGCATGATGAGCGCGGGCCGTATCCTTCGCGTGTTCCCAAGGGTGTACTGGGGCGGTCACCTGAATCATCCCGGCGTTTTTTCCTACAGAACGGGCAACCTGAAACTTGAAACGGAA includes these proteins:
- a CDS encoding diacylglycerol kinase family lipid kinase, producing the protein MTGKTLIVTNPNSGSGRGTKYAERARRLLKANQLPVEVRHTSARGDAEAFASEAVSGGYTCVAACGGDGTVHEVVNALAGTEAALGILPCGRGNDFARAIGIPAESEKAAFILLSGYTRKLDLGKVNGRYFATVVTLGFDSEVARLVYDGAVPFKGMAAYLWGVARMLRTYRGLGLRMTGDFGTINQTVLLAATGNTSAYGGGIKIAPNADPADGALDICLVRMMSAGRILRVFPRVYWGGHLNHPGVFSYRTGNLKLETEQPVVLFADGEPVGETPAEITAVPGALRVAVPNHEA